The Curtobacterium poinsettiae DNA segment ACGGTGCGAGGTTCCGTTCCCGGTGCGGGCCTCTTGAGCTCGCACGGGCGACGGAACCTCGCACCGGACGGACTGAAACGCGCGGCTCAGGCGGGCAGGGGCTCCTCGACGCCACGACGACGGCGCGAGGACTTGAGCACCATGGCGTCGAGCGAGAACCGCCCGGGCCCGGTCAGCGCCACGGCGAGCGACGCCACGGCGAGGACGAGCACGTACTCGAACCCGCCGTCCTGCGAGTAGAAGCCCGAGGTGCCGTGCGCCAGGAACCCAGCGACGACCATGTCGACGGCCAGGAGCACACCGACGACGCGGGTCGCGACGCCGAGCACGAGCAGGATGCCGCCGACGAGCTCGAGGCCGGCGACGAGGGGTGCTGCGACCTCGGCGAGGGGGACGCCCATGCCCGAGAAGCCCTGCACCACGTTGGGGATGCCCTGGGCGAACTTCTGGGCGCCGTGGGCGATGAACACCACCCCGAGGACGATGCGGAGCGCGGTCAGGCCGATGGAGGTCGATGTCGTTCGCATGGCCACGAAGGTAGCCGGTGACGCGTCATCGATCGTCCTCGAACAGGGGACTGACCGCGCTTCGCCAGAACATGCCCAGAGCATGTCCAGACAGCGGTCCGCCGAAGGGCGGACTGCTCCTCAGGAATCGGCGCCGCGGCCGGTCTGCTGCTGGAGGCGGTCGATGTGCTCCGACGCCTGCGCCTTGGTGAGGTCGGCGGGGAGCTCCTCGCCGGCTTCACGGGCCAGGGTGTCGAGGTAGCTGCGCTGCGGTCCGGTCATCGGTTCGTCGCCGGTGACCCACTGCTCGGGGTCCTTGCTCGCGTCGGTGGAGGGGTCGGGTCGGGGGCCGCCGAGGGTCTCGCCCTGGATCGGTGCGTCCGGGGTCTGCTGCTGGTCGCGGTCTGCGTCACTCATGTCGGCGACGGTACGCCGCACCCCCGTCACGACACGCAGCAGCGGCGTCCCCCGAAGCGGCACAGCGGGAGAGCGGTCCGCCGCGCACAGCGGTCCACATCTGCACCGGGGCGGCACAGTGCAC contains these protein-coding regions:
- a CDS encoding DoxX family protein, yielding MRTTSTSIGLTALRIVLGVVFIAHGAQKFAQGIPNVVQGFSGMGVPLAEVAAPLVAGLELVGGILLVLGVATRVVGVLLAVDMVVAGFLAHGTSGFYSQDGGFEYVLVLAVASLAVALTGPGRFSLDAMVLKSSRRRRGVEEPLPA
- a CDS encoding DUF3072 domain-containing protein, which codes for MSDADRDQQQTPDAPIQGETLGGPRPDPSTDASKDPEQWVTGDEPMTGPQRSYLDTLAREAGEELPADLTKAQASEHIDRLQQQTGRGADS